A region of Saccharococcus thermophilus DNA encodes the following proteins:
- a CDS encoding SDR family oxidoreductase translates to MKVLVIGANGQVGQQVVNMLHAHERHTVRAMVRKQEQLEVFQKKGIEAVLADLEGTVDEIAEAAKGCDAIVFSAGSGGHTGPDKTLLVDLDGAVKAMEAAEKVGIKRFVMVSSFQAHNRENWQENLKPYYVAKHYADRMLMNSGLNYTIIRPGYLRNEKGTGLVTIAENLNGGSIPREDVARTIVQSLDEPNTYKKAFDLMSGDTEIAEALKSL, encoded by the coding sequence ATGAAAGTTTTGGTCATTGGCGCTAATGGACAAGTAGGTCAACAAGTGGTGAACATGCTTCATGCGCATGAACGACACACCGTTCGTGCGATGGTTCGAAAACAAGAGCAATTGGAGGTTTTTCAGAAAAAAGGAATTGAAGCGGTACTCGCTGATCTTGAGGGTACTGTCGATGAAATTGCCGAAGCAGCCAAAGGTTGTGACGCGATCGTATTCTCCGCTGGTTCAGGTGGACACACAGGTCCAGATAAAACGTTGCTTGTCGATTTAGACGGTGCTGTAAAAGCGATGGAAGCTGCAGAAAAAGTCGGAATTAAACGATTTGTCATGGTGAGCTCGTTCCAAGCCCACAACCGTGAGAACTGGCAGGAAAACCTTAAGCCTTATTATGTCGCCAAACATTATGCTGATCGTATGTTAATGAATAGCGGTTTAAATTATACGATTATTCGTCCTGGTTATCTTCGTAATGAAAAAGGTACTGGGTTGGTTACTATAGCAGAAAACTTAAATGGTGGGAGCATTCCACGTGAAGATGTAGCAAGAACAATCGTTCAATCTCTTGATGAACCAAATACGTATAAAAAAGCATTCGATTTAATGTCAGGGGATACAGAGATTGCTGAAGCATTGAAATCATTGTAA
- a CDS encoding LLM class oxidoreductase encodes MEKFKNHKGYSRMYQENKLTLGLFFPIESYMGDVPEMNIEKQMKLAKRAEELNFASLFVRDVPLRDPNFGDVGQMYDPFTYLGYVAANTEKIALGTGSIILTLRHPLHVAKAAASVDRLSGERLILGVATGDRPIEFPAFSVNPEDRSELFRESVSVMRKVWREHFPAIDSLRVHMTSGDLLPKPKLSDIPVMVTGHSGQSPEWIAEHSDGWIYYPRALKFQRALIENWRSLTEEFKPFTQSLYVDLAEDPYHVPIPIHLGFRTGRVFLIEFLEALQDAGVNHVIINLKYGQRPVEEVIEELGEFVLPHFPALS; translated from the coding sequence ATGGAAAAATTCAAAAATCACAAAGGGTATTCACGCATGTATCAAGAAAACAAACTAACTTTGGGATTGTTCTTTCCGATTGAATCGTATATGGGTGACGTCCCTGAGATGAATATAGAAAAGCAAATGAAGTTAGCAAAGCGAGCAGAAGAACTCAATTTCGCTTCATTATTTGTGAGAGATGTACCGTTACGTGATCCCAATTTCGGTGATGTCGGGCAAATGTATGATCCGTTTACGTATTTAGGGTATGTTGCTGCGAACACAGAAAAGATTGCCTTAGGAACGGGAAGTATTATTTTAACGTTGCGCCATCCTCTTCATGTCGCTAAAGCGGCAGCTTCTGTAGACAGATTATCTGGTGAAAGACTTATTCTCGGTGTCGCAACAGGTGACCGTCCAATCGAGTTCCCAGCATTCTCTGTGAATCCAGAAGATCGGAGCGAATTATTCCGAGAATCAGTGTCTGTTATGAGAAAAGTATGGCGCGAGCATTTTCCTGCCATTGACTCTTTACGAGTGCATATGACAAGTGGAGATCTTTTGCCAAAACCGAAATTGTCAGACATACCAGTAATGGTGACAGGTCACAGTGGACAGTCTCCAGAATGGATTGCTGAACATAGTGATGGCTGGATTTACTATCCACGTGCACTCAAATTTCAAAGAGCATTAATCGAGAATTGGCGTTCGTTAACAGAGGAATTTAAGCCATTTACCCAATCGCTTTATGTGGATTTAGCGGAAGACCCATATCATGTGCCAATACCGATTCATCTTGGATTCCGTACGGGGCGCGTTTTCCTTATCGAATTTCTTGAAGCTTTACAAGATGCAGGTGTGAACCATGTCATCATCAACTTAAAATATGGCCAACGTCCAGTAGAGGAAGTGATCGAAGAATTAGGTGAATTTGTGCTTCCACATTTTCCGGCTTTATCATGA
- a CDS encoding IS1634 family transposase yields the protein MNVQVKKVYRNSYLNIISALFKKLGLPQLIDHLVPVDPQCQTRVSDAVQAILYNVFDGRQALVHLEHWAQEVDCEKLIRPDLHPSWLNDDALARHLDRLYEAGIHNVISTCLIHIYRKEGLSLRAFHADTTDKTVYGAYESASLEALQITHGYNRHHRWQKQIGFGLVGNEDGIPFYGDVHDGNLPDKTWNPEVLSRVHEQLKQAKIEDEWIYVADSAAMTKETLAQTKAANAFLITRGPSSLRIVKTALAEADAEDTTWSDPFTLAERNGATYRVWETASTYEGHPVRLIVVESSALDQRKGKTLEKERTKEAELLREEQARWERHPFSCREDAEQALASLKASLRPRFHRVEAAVEEIVRLKKRRGRPKKGAEPEVETLYFLHLDVEFDQDAWEQARRKASRFVLVTTVPKEWKGQPMDAQEILKLYKGQISVEMNFAFLKDPFFTDEIYVKKPERVAVLGYLFLLALAIYRVFQRRVRQFITPEHPLKGPGGRKLTRPTGQAIFQLFQYVNVVLFKLPDGRIQRSLDRSLTPDQRRILQGLGMDESIYV from the coding sequence ATGAACGTTCAAGTCAAAAAGGTCTATCGCAATTCTTATTTGAATATAATAAGTGCCCTATTCAAGAAACTGGGTCTGCCTCAATTGATTGACCATCTCGTGCCCGTCGATCCGCAGTGCCAAACGCGAGTCAGCGATGCCGTTCAGGCCATCCTCTACAATGTGTTTGACGGCCGGCAAGCCCTTGTTCACTTGGAACATTGGGCTCAGGAGGTCGATTGTGAGAAACTCATCCGTCCCGATCTCCATCCTTCCTGGTTGAACGACGATGCGTTGGCCCGTCATCTCGATCGCCTGTATGAGGCTGGCATTCACAACGTCATCAGCACTTGCTTGATTCATATTTATCGAAAAGAAGGCCTTTCCCTCCGAGCCTTCCACGCCGATACGACGGACAAGACCGTTTACGGCGCGTATGAATCGGCCTCGTTAGAGGCCTTACAAATCACACATGGCTACAACCGCCATCATCGTTGGCAAAAACAGATCGGTTTCGGACTGGTCGGCAACGAGGACGGCATCCCGTTTTACGGCGATGTGCACGATGGCAACCTGCCCGATAAAACATGGAATCCCGAGGTGCTGTCTCGTGTCCATGAACAGCTGAAGCAGGCCAAAATCGAAGACGAATGGATTTACGTGGCCGATTCCGCCGCGATGACGAAAGAGACCCTGGCGCAAACCAAAGCGGCCAACGCCTTTTTGATCACCAGAGGCCCTTCGTCGCTCCGGATCGTGAAAACCGCGCTGGCCGAAGCGGATGCTGAGGACACGACGTGGAGCGATCCCTTTACGTTGGCGGAGAGAAACGGCGCCACGTACCGGGTATGGGAAACGGCCTCGACGTATGAAGGCCACCCCGTTCGGCTGATCGTTGTTGAATCGAGCGCGCTCGACCAGCGAAAAGGAAAGACGCTTGAAAAAGAACGAACCAAAGAAGCGGAGCTTCTTCGCGAGGAACAAGCCCGTTGGGAGCGTCACCCCTTCTCCTGCCGGGAAGATGCCGAACAAGCCTTGGCGTCCCTCAAGGCGTCCCTTCGCCCCCGGTTTCATCGGGTTGAGGCCGCGGTCGAAGAGATCGTACGCCTGAAAAAACGGCGCGGACGGCCGAAAAAAGGGGCGGAACCCGAGGTGGAGACGCTGTATTTCTTGCACCTTGACGTCGAATTCGACCAAGACGCGTGGGAACAGGCGAGACGGAAAGCGTCCCGGTTTGTCCTTGTCACGACCGTTCCGAAGGAATGGAAGGGCCAACCCATGGATGCCCAAGAGATCTTGAAGCTGTATAAAGGGCAGATCTCGGTGGAAATGAACTTCGCTTTTTTGAAAGATCCGTTTTTCACGGATGAGATTTACGTCAAAAAACCAGAACGGGTCGCAGTATTAGGCTATTTGTTTCTGTTGGCCTTGGCTATTTACCGCGTTTTTCAGCGCCGAGTGCGTCAGTTTATTACTCCAGAACACCCGTTGAAGGGTCCTGGAGGCCGCAAGCTGACCCGGCCGACGGGACAGGCGATTTTTCAGCTGTTTCAATATGTGAACGTCGTCCTGTTCAAGCTGCCGGATGGGCGCATCCAACGCTCACTGGATCGCTCCCTTACCCCTGATCAGCGAAGGATTCTGCAGGGATTGGGCATGGATGAGAGCATCTACGTGTAA
- a CDS encoding RrF2 family transcriptional regulator, with protein sequence MNSDFSIAVHCVAYLAQKQSQRVTSEDIAQSVSVHPARLRKILSILRKENIITSKEGAKGGFTLNDLPEHITLDKIFKITSEETLVPKCPDSNENCPIGRNLSNILIRVFHNAEEHFLNYLKLTFRTLSTKIGRIFSFRCRMNP encoded by the coding sequence ATGAATAGCGACTTTTCGATTGCCGTTCACTGCGTTGCTTACCTGGCCCAAAAACAAAGCCAACGAGTGACCAGTGAAGACATTGCCCAAAGTGTTTCTGTCCATCCAGCAAGATTAAGGAAAATTTTGAGCATATTAAGGAAAGAAAATATTATTACTTCTAAAGAAGGGGCAAAAGGCGGATTCACTTTAAACGATCTGCCTGAACATATTACGTTAGACAAAATATTTAAAATCACTAGTGAGGAAACGCTTGTACCGAAGTGCCCTGATTCCAATGAGAATTGTCCAATAGGTAGAAACCTATCGAATATACTCATTCGCGTTTTTCACAATGCGGAAGAACACTTTTTAAACTATTTAAAACTCACATTTCGCACCCTCTCGACGAAAATCGGGAGGATTTTTTCGTTCCGATGTCGAATGAATCCTTGA
- a CDS encoding cytoplasmic protein: MEKHFKEAHRFSSHNRKDLEKDTICGCFYCLKIFSPTEITEWWDDEDTAVCPHCGIDSVIGESSGFPITRTFLKGMYDEWF, encoded by the coding sequence GTGGAAAAGCACTTTAAAGAAGCGCATCGCTTTAGCAGCCATAATAGAAAAGATTTAGAAAAGGATACTATATGTGGTTGCTTTTATTGTTTAAAAATTTTTAGCCCTACTGAAATTACGGAGTGGTGGGATGATGAAGACACTGCAGTTTGTCCTCATTGTGGAATTGATTCTGTTATAGGGGAGAGTTCTGGATTTCCAATTACAAGAACGTTTTTAAAAGGGATGTATGATGAATGGTTTTAG
- a CDS encoding LysE family translocator codes for MLGITGYGVYLLMAILSTDTMYIISRSISQGRKAGIYSVLGISTGSFIHTLLAAFGLSIILKQSIVLFTAIKIMGAAYLIYLGIKMLFQKSLLKFEPSALQHLELRKIYMQGVITNVTNPKVALFFISFLPQFIITNNPYGPIPFIILGISFITTGTLWCLIIAYFASLATEKLRENTKIADLLNKLTGIIFIGLGIKLLQTKASQ; via the coding sequence TTGCTTGGAATAACTGGTTACGGAGTTTATTTACTTATGGCCATATTAAGCACTGACACTATGTATATTATTAGCCGAAGTATATCACAAGGCAGAAAAGCAGGCATTTACTCTGTACTTGGAATTTCAACGGGTTCTTTCATCCATACTTTATTAGCTGCCTTTGGTTTATCTATTATTTTGAAACAATCTATTGTGTTATTTACCGCAATTAAAATAATGGGTGCTGCTTACTTGATTTATCTTGGTATAAAAATGTTGTTTCAAAAATCATTACTAAAATTCGAACCCTCTGCATTACAGCATTTGGAATTAAGAAAGATATATATGCAGGGAGTCATAACCAATGTTACAAATCCAAAAGTAGCTTTATTCTTTATTTCTTTTCTTCCACAATTTATTATTACAAACAATCCTTACGGTCCCATTCCCTTTATTATTTTAGGAATTTCATTTATTACTACAGGTACTCTTTGGTGTTTAATCATTGCATATTTTGCTTCACTCGCTACCGAAAAACTAAGAGAAAATACAAAGATAGCAGACCTATTGAACAAATTAACGGGGATTATTTTTATAGGGTTAGGTATAAAATTACTTCAAACAAAAGCGTCTCAATAA
- a CDS encoding IS110 family transposase — MNSISNKKINQVTDQTLVVGMDIAKKKHYACFVDERGRVLKKPFPVLQSREGLEWLYQCIVEAMKEFGKTEVIVGIEPTGHYWLNLAYFLDEKGIPLVMTNPMHVKRSKELDDNLPTKHDAKDALVIARLVKDGRFSYPRILKGMEADLRVGATFRSKLVEEQGAIRNQMIRWLDRYFPEFSQVFPSFGKMALAVLEYTPFPGDLAGKELEEVLALYRQSEGLQSPQKPKAKKLMELAQHSIGVTEGQQMARIEIATLVRRYRQLEKEIEALTEQLIELVQTSVEYEWLKTVPGLGDATIVELLSEIGSFSHYQDPRQLIKLAGLTLREHSSGQHKGQKRISKRGRRRLRALLFRVMMPMIRHNEAFRQLHDYYTTRPDNPLRKKQSIVVLCGKLLKVLHAVCTKRQAFDVKRMMQDIFGLETAA; from the coding sequence ATGAATTCTATCTCAAACAAGAAGATTAATCAAGTCACCGATCAAACGCTGGTGGTTGGGATGGATATTGCAAAGAAAAAACATTATGCCTGCTTTGTGGATGAGCGAGGGAGGGTGTTAAAAAAGCCGTTTCCCGTTCTGCAATCGAGAGAAGGATTGGAATGGTTGTACCAGTGCATCGTGGAAGCCATGAAGGAATTTGGAAAAACCGAGGTGATCGTTGGCATCGAGCCAACGGGACATTATTGGCTGAATCTCGCCTATTTTCTTGATGAGAAAGGCATCCCTCTCGTCATGACAAACCCGATGCACGTGAAGCGATCCAAAGAGCTGGACGATAACCTTCCAACCAAGCATGATGCGAAAGACGCGCTCGTCATTGCCCGGTTAGTGAAAGACGGCCGATTCAGCTATCCGCGTATTCTGAAAGGGATGGAGGCGGATCTGCGCGTGGGAGCGACATTTCGCTCCAAATTGGTGGAAGAACAGGGAGCGATTCGAAATCAAATGATTCGCTGGCTTGATCGATATTTTCCGGAGTTTTCCCAAGTCTTCCCGTCATTTGGGAAAATGGCGCTCGCGGTGCTGGAATATACGCCATTTCCGGGTGATCTGGCAGGAAAAGAACTAGAAGAGGTGCTGGCCCTTTACCGGCAAAGTGAGGGATTACAATCGCCACAAAAGCCGAAAGCGAAGAAGTTGATGGAATTGGCCCAACACTCCATTGGCGTAACGGAAGGACAACAGATGGCCCGTATCGAAATTGCCACGCTTGTCCGCCGGTACCGCCAGCTGGAAAAAGAGATCGAGGCATTGACAGAACAGCTGATTGAACTAGTTCAAACCTCCGTCGAATACGAATGGCTGAAGACCGTTCCGGGCTTAGGCGATGCGACCATCGTAGAACTGTTATCAGAGATCGGGAGTTTCTCCCATTATCAGGATCCGCGGCAGCTTATCAAATTAGCGGGCCTGACGCTGCGGGAACATTCCTCCGGCCAACACAAAGGGCAAAAACGGATCTCCAAGCGTGGAAGAAGGCGGTTGCGCGCCCTTCTGTTCCGGGTGATGATGCCGATGATCCGTCACAACGAAGCGTTTCGGCAGCTGCACGACTATTACACGACACGTCCTGATAATCCGTTGCGGAAGAAGCAATCCATTGTAGTGTTATGCGGAAAATTACTGAAGGTACTGCATGCGGTGTGTACGAAACGACAGGCGTTTGACGTGAAGCGAATGATGCAGGACATCTTTGGCCTCGAAACGGCTGCTTGA
- a CDS encoding DnaB-like helicase C-terminal domain-containing protein has translation MTVEINFNELINHLHRNVEQTDYFRKRGLSENIVKKYKLGYSANGMNDAIQLSTALNERPSDVMKAFKYFLPIWDEDNVCRYFISRVDEQSVPEGKKVNKTHNLKGYRVKLFNERYLKSCNSNLIFVVEGIFDALSIEEFGFYAIALNSVSNADMLMKKIVEQRNSIEDKAFVLIPDNDTSGEKLATFMKKKAEEEGIELRVFHLPSKYKDVNEFLVDDRKGLESFLKEIEKRIKSEWEKHFVAAYLDDFVKEITENSLKPISTGFQELDKVLGGGLVPGLYVLGAATSLGKTAFVQQISDYIASTHIPVLYFSLEMSKKELISRSLSRQTFLISPRKAYTSQDILLGKIPQEVLMEALSNYKIISHNMAIIESPFDSDVLSIRNIVKEYKTKCDRLVVVVDYLQILMSPKGKSLSDKQLVDYNVTQLKKISRDFDVPLIVISSFNRAHYVHSVSFESFKESGGIEYSADVVCGLQFKDIDKAAKNEEARRDLINQWKAKEIRDMELVILKQRNGIGYAKIPFYYQSKFNYYIPAVK, from the coding sequence ATGACGGTAGAGATCAATTTTAATGAATTAATTAATCATCTACATCGAAATGTTGAACAAACAGATTATTTCCGTAAACGTGGACTTTCAGAAAACATTGTTAAAAAGTATAAGCTTGGGTACTCAGCAAATGGAATGAATGATGCGATCCAGCTCAGTACAGCACTAAATGAGAGACCTAGTGATGTAATGAAGGCATTTAAATATTTTTTACCGATTTGGGATGAAGACAATGTTTGCCGATATTTTATTTCAAGAGTGGATGAACAAAGCGTACCAGAAGGAAAAAAAGTAAACAAAACACACAATCTGAAAGGATATCGTGTTAAGTTATTTAATGAACGTTATCTCAAATCTTGCAATTCTAATCTCATTTTTGTTGTAGAAGGTATTTTTGACGCACTATCTATTGAAGAATTTGGATTTTATGCTATTGCGTTGAATAGCGTTAGTAATGCAGATATGTTGATGAAAAAGATAGTCGAACAACGCAATAGTATAGAGGACAAGGCATTTGTGCTAATTCCTGACAATGATACCTCAGGAGAGAAGCTTGCTACTTTTATGAAGAAAAAAGCGGAGGAAGAAGGCATTGAACTTCGAGTGTTCCATTTACCTTCTAAATATAAGGATGTGAATGAATTCCTTGTTGACGATAGAAAAGGATTGGAAAGTTTTCTTAAAGAAATTGAGAAGCGGATTAAGAGTGAATGGGAAAAGCACTTTGTTGCGGCTTATTTAGATGATTTCGTTAAGGAAATAACGGAAAATTCATTGAAACCCATCTCAACAGGTTTTCAGGAGTTAGATAAGGTGTTGGGGGGAGGGCTTGTACCAGGTCTTTATGTATTGGGAGCAGCAACTTCTTTGGGAAAGACCGCATTTGTACAACAAATTAGCGATTATATTGCCTCCACTCATATTCCTGTTCTCTATTTCTCACTCGAAATGAGTAAAAAAGAATTAATTAGTAGAAGCCTCTCACGACAAACATTCCTCATTTCTCCTCGTAAAGCTTACACTTCACAAGATATTCTGCTTGGGAAGATTCCTCAAGAAGTTCTTATGGAAGCTTTAAGTAACTACAAAATTATCTCACATAATATGGCTATTATTGAAAGCCCATTTGATTCAGATGTGTTATCTATTCGCAACATCGTTAAGGAATATAAGACAAAATGTGACCGATTGGTTGTAGTGGTTGATTATTTGCAAATATTAATGTCCCCCAAAGGAAAAAGCTTAAGCGATAAGCAATTAGTAGATTATAACGTAACTCAGTTAAAAAAGATTAGCCGAGATTTCGATGTTCCCCTTATTGTTATTTCATCTTTCAATAGAGCACATTATGTACATTCTGTTAGCTTTGAAAGTTTTAAAGAAAGCGGAGGAATTGAGTATTCTGCGGATGTGGTGTGTGGCTTGCAGTTTAAAGATATTGATAAAGCTGCAAAAAACGAAGAAGCAAGGAGGGATTTAATTAATCAATGGAAAGCCAAAGAAATACGAGATATGGAACTCGTGATTTTGAAGCAGCGAAATGGAATTGGATATGCCAAAATTCCATTTTACTATCAATCGAAATTTAACTATTATATTCCTGCTGTAAAATAA
- a CDS encoding CHC2 zinc finger domain-containing protein, which translates to MSFFDPSLIEEAKHRVDILSYIENATCTKAKKVGKQYFINPCPFCGRRDHFVIRPDERYFKSFSCDHKGDIINFMEQYENLSTADAI; encoded by the coding sequence ATGAGTTTTTTTGATCCATCCCTAATCGAAGAAGCGAAACATAGAGTAGACATTCTTAGCTACATCGAGAATGCTACATGTACAAAAGCTAAAAAAGTGGGGAAACAGTATTTTATTAATCCTTGTCCTTTCTGTGGTAGAAGGGATCACTTTGTTATTCGTCCTGATGAGCGTTATTTTAAATCGTTTAGTTGTGATCACAAAGGGGATATTATTAATTTCATGGAACAGTATGAAAATCTTTCTACAGCTGATGCAATATAA